The Rhopalosiphum maidis isolate BTI-1 chromosome 4, ASM367621v3, whole genome shotgun sequence region ACGACAAATTTATACCATAAACTATtggctattaataatataaccaattaatataatatgtttataatattagaaattataaaagaaataattttaaatcgtcaAAAAAATATGCGTATAAACTATTGTGAGTTGTAATACTACATTAGTTGCCTATCAttgatataaacaatataataattataataataaatattgtcaatattgaCAATACGCAGTATAAAATACACGTTATACGCGTGAGCTGGTGAAGGCTATCGATTTTTGAACGTAGATTTTATTAAGAAGACATAGTCACAGGGGCAATATCTAGGCAATTCTAGAAACGTTTAGTTGCTATACTTTTATAGTctctaatatgtataataatatataataattttcgttaAGACATTCGTTCGTGTTTTATGttgttctattattattatttattattattaataatgtttaccaacatacattaaatatattaaaactaatagtaatacatatattattatattaccaatgCAACGCACGGTCCTAATGAAACATTGTCGATGGTCAAGACGTTTAAATGCAAAAGTCTAATGTATGGCAAACATCGGTATGTCAGATTTGCGTCGAATATTTTTAGAGAAACCAACcctgaaaatgtaataaaaaaatcttttactcTTAATATCTAAGAGGAAGTCTGTTAGCAAGAAAATCATCAATTATGGTGGGATAAACCGTTGGCATTCGGTTGaacatataaaaatggaaaataaaaagagATTTTTCGTGTACGCTCCGTTACTCGTAGTTCCATAACTCCTGGGACGCTGGCAAATAACTCTATATACGGGAATATCCATTTGGCATGCTGtagatactattttatttcgtttgcCCCAGGAACGTcctcggggggggggggaggcGAAGCGAATGGGACAGTCACCCCACTCATTTTTCCTTCAAATTttcgtaatttatattactacctATACTAAATTCGCGTGTtatacataaactataatagctatatagacaatataaataaaatgtatgaagttTGTCCCCACTGATTGTCCACTACATTCTCAGAACATCCCGAAGTGGCGGCCTGACGACGGTCGACTCGGTGTCGTTACACGAATATGCCCGCGAACACATATTACGTAtacatgttatttatataatatattatagaacccACGATGATATGATCGATCCGACCTCGCTCAACCGTTACTGTGTACAATATGATTTACTTATTGCACACAGGAGTATACCTTTGAGATTCGACACCGGCAACGCGGACATGACGTCGTCGTCCAGCCAGACGCAGTTGTCGATCCACAGACGTCTCAAGCCGACGAGATTATCGAACAACAGCCGCAAACCACCGGCCGTCAGCACGTCACCGTTTCGGATCCGCAAGCTGGACAACCGTTGGCCGGCGCGCAACACGCACAGACCGCCGTCTAACGAACAGTCCAAAGACGTCAGCGATTGGTACGCGCATTCCGGTATCGCGAACGTCCGGAGTAGCACGTCGCGTCCTTCGTCCGTCGATGATTTCGCCACTATCGCTCGGTTTACGGCCAACGTCCTGATACGCTTCATTTCGCGCAACGACTCGGCAAATTTTCGCAGACATTCCGCGTCATCGCGACTGATCGTCAAGTTCAACGTCAAGTGCCGGAGACCGTGCAGCCCGGACACGGCCGCGAGTACACGTGCCGGGAGGTGATTGATCTCCAACCACTGCAGCGACACCTATGCGTGATTGATtttctatgatattataaaacgtcttataccaaaatgtaataaacacctatttgaataatttaatgttatttttaagtgctttataatatcatattgttatgttgTTATGAACTGTCGACGAACAAGACTTTAACGCTGCGGTCTATGCTTCATTGCGTTAAGTgctatttttatgaaacatttttaaagttaagcaTAACTGCATAACTATATATAGATATGCATAGGTACACGAGTCAATAAACGACTTAGAACTTATCAAGACCATAAGTAATATccgatttgataaaaaaaaaaaaggcaaggggttaaaattatacttcttGAAGATTCACCACTTCgtgaattattactatactagaatatattttataaaaacaataataatgtcgcCATCATTAcctggtatattattatacatttattggaaGGGATATCTTTTAAATGGTAtacgttattacttattacactgtaacaaagttatatttttctggATGAAAATACGAAACGACGATGTCATACATTAGAGCTACCATACatatctcaaaaaaaaaaaaaaaaaccgtaaaaACGGCGCGGCATTTCTATAACGATGTAAAGGTCACCCGTGCGCTAAGACTCACCTGCAGGGCCAATGCCGATCCGAGTTGTTCGCAGTCGATCGTCCGACACGTGTACAGGTACGGTTTGTCCTGGCTCAACAGCAGCGACTTGAGCCGAAGGACCCGGGACCGTATCGCGCCGAACACGTGACAGCACTGTTTCAACCGTAGGCTGTCCACGGTGCGGGCCGCGGTGCCCTGTAGGTAACCGACGATTTTGGCGTCCGACAGCCCGGCGTTGGAAATCCTGGCGACGGCCGCGTCCGCGGGGTCCAGCCACTCGTACGTCTGACAGTTATCGATGCCCACGTCCGCGGCGTTCGGGGCGCAACCCATCAACGCGTCGAAACACCCGTCCGACACGCCCACCCGGTGCAAGCGCACGCTGCGCAACGCGAGCATCGGTCGTCGGGGCTTGTCGGCCACGCACAGCCGGCCGATGTTCTCGAGGCGCAGCTCCTGCAGACCGACACAGCAGCCGGTGATCGCGTCCAGGAACGAGTCGGTCAGACAGCTCTGGCCGTCCAGGTGCAGCGACACTACGGACGGCGGCCAACCGGCGCCGCCGCCGAACACCCTACCGATGTCCGCGCGGTTCGTGCCGCAGAACTTCAGGCACAACCGTTTCCTCCGAGGCTCGCGCAACGCTTTTTTGAAGTCTTCGaaccgccgccgccggtcGTCCACCCGCAGCCGCTGCACCGGAGCGGTGTACACGAACAACTCTCGTTGCGACAGCGCCGGGTGCAGGGACGCGTACCGGAACGTCCTGTTGACCAGGGCCATCCGGCGCCGATCGTCAAACGACAAGTATTCCAGGATTTCCGTGATTATCTGTAAAATCCACGCGTGAACGGAAGTACTGGTACGCGTCTGGTATTcgatcttatatatatatatataatataatggatgtatataaataaataggtacattggGTACCTTACCTACTGTTCATTATACGGTTAGTCCGAACTTGCagagtatacctattaataatacattatatatatatatatatatatattaatatttcatctaCACACCTCAGGCGGCAACGTTTCCATTGCATATATCAGTTGTCTTTTCGtatctataggtattataaatcttaACAATATAGTTATCGACGCACCAGTCTCGTATCGTTGAATGTTTCTCGGCTATCGCTAGTCCGACATGACGCATTATTAgatcaaaacattaaataataatatactagctCCGAAATTAAAAGGCCACACGAGTGTAAGGCTGTATCATACCGACGAAGAATTGCAAGTTGTTATAAATACAGTAGACAGGACGAaacgaatattatttgattccaAAAACGAAACgcgtaagtataatatgtgtaggaACAATATTTCGTATTAAATTGTGCCATAGatcgtatatttatgtaaccaTAGAATAGCACTAGCACATACAGTATATAATCAGACCAGAAACTAGGGACTTGTACCGGGATAAACCGGATCCCGTGTAATACCCATTAATAGAAATTCCATTAGTAAACACAGAAACTCATTTAAGTATTTGATCATTAATAATGATAGATTCTTCATTactttattatgatttgtatgTGTCCAGACTTATTCACTCATCGTTcgcatttttatgaataaaacgtGTTAAATGAacattatagaatatacaaacacatatattttttaaactacataacacgtatacaatttataattatactattatataaataactaaataattagctAATATTACAGTTTGTAATATGATCCGAGTTGACATTTATAGAgccttaaacaataataatacaattaaaaaaaaaaaaatgataataaataatataatatgtacagtatAGGTTTAGAGattgttgaaattttttttattttttctacattttattacggtcttatttataggtattgtaAAACGCGCTGACTGATgatgtaaaaataagaaaaaacgaAGAGAAGAAAATCCAAAAGCTGAATTtcttcagtataatataatcaataattgtatacaatatatagaaaaaagctataataatattgaggaAACTTgtatgcttataatataatatcataatgttgttatttaaaatgtgtgcAAACGTTTATATGGCACTCGTCTATCGATAAacgttaatatgtatatatcaagACTCCGATCAACGGACGATACTATACATAACTTTGCTATACGTTAACGTGCTAAAGAATCGCGATTTTTTTagcgtaaatattatataacaataatctaggtgtataatataatatatgaaattatattaaatagatcgACAGTgtccatataatatgtatagatctTTTGGACATTTTTTCGCGTTTATTATTTCCcgagtatatacataaacattattaataatataagtattataatatattatattctttatacaacgattttatgtttataaatatttaccgaTCTGCGAATACATATGCATTTAACGCacacaaatattacatattattttatcatataacgtCGTTGATATTAcaggtattatacataatattataataatagtaattaaatagtGATATTGTCTTCAGCCGCTCTCGGGGTGATATCACCAAGTCAACAGGTCAGTGACATCACGCCGAATGCACAAAGTGCGACAAGTCCATATAGTTacgttacaataaattattattacctatgtaggtactataatatcgttgtattaattataaaaacataagtcataattattttataataatatacggctCGGAcgcttatttttatactaatacatgtatacaaatttaacataaaaatatatttataattaatataaattatcattacatgtttggtttttttcatcaatggcatatatatatataatattatatatatgtgtgtgtgtgtgtgtgtgtgtagggtGTACAGCAATAAcagtgtaggtatatataattattattttattggggTACGTGTAAACGCGTTTTGTGTTCTCAGTCTGTGTCGCTtaaacgatgataataataataataacacatatacaGTACACGTGCGATATTCATCATCTATACTGTATCGTAAGGTTTTCGTCATCGTCATCATCGGTAGTAGTTTGAGCGGCTGCCAATGGTGTACGTGCTCAGCGGAATGCAACCGGGCGAGAACGTCATTTCGCCCTGCTGTTGTTCGTAATCCACGTCGTAGTAAATTCCGCTCTGATTCTGTATggaaaaaaacgataaaaaaaacaattagtaaaaaaaaaataatataaaaattatctatggCGATCGTTGAACAAATAAAAGACTTTGGGTAAAAAGTTCGGGGAAAAAATAAAGGACAAAATATACTACGTTTGaagaatgttttttatttatttagtataaaaaaaataaaatagattaaaactatattatacattaaataattacaataaagtatttataagttaGTCGTTATCAACAAGTCGTTGGTATAATACCtatgattttattagatttactattattttcttagtCGGTATTTTCATATTGTAGATTGTAAAATGACTGTATGCATGTTTCACCAATTATATGAACTACTCGTAAGTATACATgcactaatttaatataggaAAAGAAGTTGGAGGTTATtatcaatagtaatataatccGATTTTAATGTATTCCATTTTGTTTGATGTTACTATTAATAAGTAGTaagctttttttaaacaactaaaacattttttttcataaatgttttttcttcTGACTTTAtttacgcgtatatatatttatatataaaccgTAGTTCATGGACAGCGGATCTTTTAAATCCTGACAGTAAATCTGGTAAAGGTTTTAAGATCTATCACACAGACTTGAGAGAGTATGGGTGTAGGCttctaaaataataccaatGACACGAAAATAAATAGGCTAgcacatattttagtatttaatacagattgtacctatataaaaatatcatttatgaCGTTAAGATCTTTTAGGAGATTCATCTGCATGGAATCGATAAGgctatttctatatttaagacgttagatattatattatgtgcacaTATCGGACAGGTtaccgttttatttattatacagttatgaaatacaaataataacagtgtTCTACCGCCGATCTGACGAATAACAGTCAGTTCCTAATAACCgtcaatagttattaaaatatttaaagaaaaaaaatcagtgtATATGCGGTTATACCATTAtgctttaattaattttaacgtagAAAATATGCCCAATGTCATTATACCGATGACTAGTCGATTTTTTCACgtcaattgaaatatatttttttaattttttaaaacaggtagctatacttaattaaactacgttaattaaattaacgaatttattgatttttttgcgaataaaatactttgagaataaatattttttaaaacgatttcgTTGAATAAGAGTTTTTTTTCACATGACTTTATTATAAGCAAACGTTTATGAAAAGCAAACAAACAATACTTCGCGAAGAACTAGAACGCAACGAGGTAATGTTGCATATAGACATATGGTTGTAAATTTGTCATCGgttttttatacgtttataggTACAGTGAAGACTGCAAtcgaaaaaactattttataatattataattgtgtatttgtgtgtactgtgtaggTACACTTGGTTATTTCTCGATTTGTTGTGAAAACTGGAAATTATTCTAGACggtttacaaataaatgtattttgctGAATAAGATACCCTAAACAACTTCAACAATTTCACTAATTTCATTATTCGTTGTCTCAGTCTGATAAACTTATCAAAACTCTCATATGGTTTGCATCCACGAATATTATGTACCacgtatattttgaatttttcaaaaagctAACGTTTCAAAAAAATGGGTTTACTTTCAAAATAACCACCTGCTCATAAGACAGAAAAAAAGCTATATTTTGGTGAGAGAGGAGATTTAAACTACTTCCCTACCAAGAATGTTAATGTTAAGCCTTATGAACTGCAGAGCGTGTACCAAGActgaatttacattttttgaaacacaaaaaaataatttataatttgttttttattttgttagtttttaaataaacaaaattagatttaccaactgattattttgttataagtaattttattttattactattattaatatttcctcAACATTAtgctaaaatagtatatattatactaaaataaaaccacGAATTTTTGAGTTTCAGTTCGTGGTTCGGTGACTTTATCCCCAGAAGGTCGGGTCCCACGACCTACGTTATGGTCCCGTCCGTCATATTTTTGGTAGATAACTGAATGgtcacaattataataatagtttaaatgttataacgtGGTTATAATTTAAGCTAGGTATAGCATTATACGCGAAATCCGTTCCCTTGTACGGCTTTGCTATAGAAAAAACAATTCCATCTCTAGTCCCCCGAGTCCCCGCGACCGATTAAAGCACTACTCCTCTTTAGATGATCACGAATGCATTATCATAGTacgttgtatatttatttgcacgtgtcgggcgtaaaatatattaatgtacttattatactcACGGCCAAGGAAGATCGGCTCTTCGGTCTGGACGAGGTCTGAAAGCTGCGGCCCAGCAGATCGGTCCGGTCCTCTTCTTCGCTGGTGCTCGACTCCGGCGTGCGAAATGCATGCGAAATCGTGCTCGTGCCCGGCGGCCGAAGCCTGGGCAGCGGCATCGGTGCGCCCGCGTACCCGAACATGTTCGACCGCATGGTGCCGTTTACCGGTTCGGGCTAAAAACCAATTGACGGATTATGTACGCGGACACgagaattgttattattggaaGGAATAGGGAACGCAGTCGGAATTCATTTTGCGCGCGCCATAAGACGTAATAATCTATCGTACGCAACAATCGTCTGTAATCATAATATCCGGTTTTCTATCGCCGATGATACACGACGATACATTGCGACCGAACGGTTTTCGTCTTACCATACGCTATGTTCGACAAAAAAGATTTTCACCCGaattcaatatacatttagatCACTAAACACGtcgctgtataatataatatggatattATTTGACCACGACCATTACCGTCGTATAAATCTCCAACGAGTgcccttattatttattataatcgtggTTGGGACGTTAATGATGTATGAGCTATgactttttcatattttttaatttgatcgcACACATATTGGCTGAAGTGCATTAGAATAACTGTACGAAAATACCAATATTGACAAAAATGATTACCGACGGATAATGTGGGCAGAggcattatattatggttgtactgtattatataatacttacggCATAGTGGTTGGCGTGCGCCATGGCGTCGGCGATTTGGGCCCATCTCATGCGGTCCTCGATGGATACCTGGTACGGCGGGCCGCCGATCACGGGCGTTTTCACAGTGCTGCCGCCGGTCGGCATGTACCCGAACACGGGCGAGCCGACTTTCTGCTCCTTGTTCCAGCGGCGGCTCCACGCGCACAGACACACCAGCGTCAGCACGATGATGGATATGGCGGCAATGGAAGAGCCGACTGCCACGCTCAGTACTTCGCCGTCGATCTCGCACTGCGATCCGTAAAACGATCCCGAACACCTGCGACGGAAGACAAACATTAatgatatagataaaaaaaaaaaacaataataataataaatctcgACCATTGCCATTCGCTTTCGGTCTTATAACCAGCCTAcactttaaaaacaattaaaaaatagtttaattttcataaaaccgTCAATGAGCGACCGTGgacaatataagaaaaaataatgtgaccTTTTTACGTTTTTGTATGCGTTTATCGTTTCGGCAATACTCCTAATCGTGGATGTGAAGTTTCGAAACTTACTCCTTCACCCAAACATTGCATTACAATgtagttttttcaaaaataacggTTTTCGAGGCCTTCatagttttcaataattactgtagtgtatattttaactatatcaaCACAGCAAAATTGAGGCAGGATTGATATAGTACAGGAAAAATTAGGGCCACCAAAGTATACCCTGCGATACTCTAAATGGCTCCCCTGCAGTTacaatgttgttttttaacaagttTTAATGCTGATAGGAACAGTGATATAATTGGACTTGAGTTTTGAAAGAAATTAACGTCGTGgtctgtttaattaaaatttctaaactCTGCCTATATTTTAAACGGAATGAAATTAAACGAAAACTACTTCTACATGTACCATAAAAGCTAGGTGTGTATGCTTGCGCGCTGCAATTGTGTAGTGTAGTAAAATACGCAGTAAAATCTatagcaataaaattatttaaaacatttctttACATTCTATCTGCGTATTCTAGACACCCATGAAATTGCGAACAAATCGTTTTTTAGACTtgccttataatatatatttatcaacacgtatacattatatattgtacaatagtaTTTAGTCCTGCACGTCACACGTGTCTTTGTTCGCAGATTGTcatcgatattatttttagtataattgtattgaattcAGAGTAGTTATGAAAAAATCTATATCACACCGAGATGttcaatgaaaa contains the following coding sequences:
- the LOC113548690 gene encoding uncharacterized protein LOC113548690, whose product is MALVNRTFRYASLHPALSQRELFVYTAPVQRLRVDDRRRRFEDFKKALREPRRKRLCLKFCGTNRADIGRVFGGGAGWPPSVVSLHLDGQSCLTDSFLDAITGCCVGLQELRLENIGRLCVADKPRRPMLALRSVRLHRVGVSDGCFDALMGCAPNAADVGIDNCQTYEWLDPADAAVARISNAGLSDAKIVGYLQGTAARTVDSLRLKQCCHVFGAIRSRVLRLKSLLLSQDKPYLYTCRTIDCEQLGSALALQVSLQWLEINHLPARVLAAVSGLHGLRHLTLNLTISRDDAECLRKFAESLREMKRIRTLAVNRAIVAKSSTDEGRDVLLRTFAIPECAYQSLTSLDCSLDGGLCVLRAGQRLSSLRIRNGDVLTAGGLRLLFDNLVGLRRLWIDNCVWLDDDVMSALPVSNLKGLVSLKIFDANLTYRCLPYIRLLHLNVLTIDNVSLGPCVALNDLSDFDYCLKTFSCFVPALTQLELQLYCNQSIFKKLRFETLFYNDKKIAFKSYFRILKKLVLLYRYT